GGCATTTTCCGACCCGCGCAGACCTGCTGGTCGAGGTCTACCGGCATGATGTCGACGAACTCGTTGCGGTGGCCAGCACGCTCCTCGAGACCGAAGCGCCGTTCACTGCGCTCGCGCTCTGGTTCGACCGCGTTGCCGATTACGCCCGCGTCAAACGCGGAGTCTTCGCGGCTGTCGAAGCCTCGGTGTGGAAGGATCTCAGCGCGCACAGCCTCGGTCCCATCGGTGAGGCGCTCACTCTGCTGCTCGATGCCGGTCGCAGCGCCGGCGTCATTCGAGCGGATGTCGACGCCGCGGACGTCATCAGTCTGATCGGCTTTCTCACCCGTCTGGAGGAGACCGATTGGGACGTACGAGCCCGGCATCTGCTCGCGATAGTACTCGACGGCCTGCGGGCACCCGGGGACGGGAGCGAGAGCTAGAAGATCATCGGGCGGTCGTCGTCCTCGTCCTCGGTCTCGAGGTCCACGAGCACGGGCACGTGGTCGCTGGGCGCGTCGCCCTTGCGCTCATCGCGGTGGATGCTCGCATCCGTCACCAGCTCGCCGAACGCCGGCGAGCCGAGGATGAAGTCGATGCGCAGGCCCTCATTGCGCGGGAACCGCAGCGCCTTGTAGTCCCAGTAGGTGAACCCCTCAGGCACGATCGGGCGCACCACGTCGGTGAAGCCCGCCGCCTCGAACGCCTCGAAGGCGCTGCGCTCTGCCGGCGAGATGTGCGTGGAGACGCCGGGAATGAGGGTCGGGTCGCCCACATCGGAGTCCAGCGGGGCCACGTTCCAGTCGCCCATCAGCGCCATCGCCAGCTTCGGGTTGCGGGTCAGTTCGTCGACGGCGTGGGTCTTCAACCGGGCCAGCCAGTCCAGCTTGTACACGTAGTGCGGGTCGTCGAGCGAGCGGCCGTTGGGCACGTAGAGGCTCCACAGCCGCATGTCGTTCACGGTGACGCCGAGCGCGCGGGCCTCCAGCGGCAGCCCGGGGCCCTCTTCACCCTTGAGGAAGCCGGGCATCTCGGGGAACGCGGTGGCCACATCCGTCATCTCGTGGCGGCTGGCGAACGCGACGCCGTTCCACTGGCTGAGGCCGTGCACGGCCAGCTCGTAGCCGGCGTCTTCGAACGCCTGTGCCGGGAACTGCTCGGGCTTGCACTTGATCTCCTGCATGGCGAGCACGTCGATGTCCTCCCGCACCATCCAGTCGACCACCCGGTCGACGCGGGCACGGATGGAGTTGACGTTCCAGGTGGCGATGCGCATGCACCCCAGCCTATTTGGCGCGGGCGCGCGAGAAACCTCGCTGACACACGTGAGTGGCAGGATGGTTGCATGTCGGAATTGCAGATCGGTTACGCGGCCATGTTGGAGCAGTTCGCCCCCGCCGAGGCGGTGGCCCTGTCGGCGTATGCGGAGGAACACGGGTTCTCCGGCGTCATGGCGGCGGACCACTTCCAGCCGTGGGTGCCCGCCCAGGGCGAATCCTCGTTCGTGTGGAGCGTGCTCGCCGCGATCGGCGAGCGCACCAAGGGCGATATGGGCCCGGGCGTCACCGCGCCCACGTTCCGCTGGCACCCGGCCATGGTGGCGCAGGCCTCCGCCACGCTCGCCTCGATGTACCCGGGACGGCACTGGCTGGGGCTGGGCTCCGGTGAGGCGCTCAACGAGCACATCGTCGGCGGCTACTGGCCCGAAGCGCCCGAGCGGATCAACCGCATGTTCGAGGCCATCGAGATCATCTCCAAGCTGTTCGCCGCGTCGATCGCCGGTAAGGACGTCAAGCACTCCGGCCAGTTCTACAAGCTCGAATCCACCCGGCTGTGGACCATGCCGGAGGTGGCGCCGGAGATCCTCGTGGCCACCGCCGGCCCGGTCACGGCCAAGCGCGCCGGCCGGCACGCCGACGGCCTCATCACTGTGGGCGCCCCGCTCGAGAAGATCTCGATGCTCTTCGGCAAGTTCGACGACGGCGCCCGCGAAGCAGGCAAGGACCCGTCGACCATGCCCAAGGTGCTGCAGCTGCACATGAGCTGGGCCGAGACCGACGAAGAGGCCATGCGCAACGCACTGCACGAATGGCCCAACGGCGGCATGAAGTTTCCCAAGGGCGACATCCGCTCACCGTTCGAGTTCGAGCAGATGGCCAAGATGGTGCGCCCGGAGGACTTTGAAGGCCGCATGATCATCTCGGCGGACCCCGACGAGCACCGTGCCTACATCCAGAAGTTCGTCGACCTGGGCTTCGACAAGATCTACCTGCACAACGTGGGCCGCAACCAGCGCCAGTGGATCGACGTCTTCGGCCGCGACGTGCTGCCGAAGCTCGCCCGGTAGCGATGGGCATGTCCGGTGCGGCCGGGCCGGATTCCCGGCTTGAGGTGTTCGTGCTGCCCGGAATCGGCGAGATCCACGCCGGCGACGACCTAGCCGCGATCATCCTTGCTGCGGCAGGCGCCCTGCTCGCCGATGGCGACATCCTCGCCGTGACCAGCAAGATCGTCTCCAAGGCCGAGGGCCGCCAGGTCGCCGCGACCGACCGGGAGCAGGCGATCACCGACGAGACCGTGCGCGTGGTGGCGACCCGCGCACATCCGGGCGGCGTGACCCGCATCGTTGAGAACCGGCAGGGCCTGGTGATGGCCGCCGCCGGGGTCGACGCCAGCAACGTGGCCGCCGGCACCGTGCTGCTGCTGCCGGTCGACCCGGATGCCTCCGCCCGCGCCCTCTGCGCCGCCGTGCGGGAGGCCACCGGGCTGCGGGTTGGCGTGCTCATCACCGACACCGTGGGCCGTCCCTGGCGGGACGGCCAGACCGACATCGCCATCGGCGCGGCGGGTGTGGCGGTGCTCGACGACCTGCGCGGCACGGCGGATGCGCACGGTCGCCGGCTCGACGTCACCGTCGCCGCGGTCGCGGACGAGATCGCCGGGGCCGCCGACCTCATCAAGGGCAAGACCAGCGGCAACCCCGTGGCCGTGCTGCGCGGGCTCGCACAGCTGGTGGGCCCGATCGACGCGGGCGATCGCGGCGCCCGGCGCCTGCTGCGCGATAGCGCGAACGACATGTTCCGCGTCGGCAGCGCAGAGGCCTACGCGGAGGGGTACGCGGCCGGGCTGGCGGCGGCGGCGGGTGCACTCGCATCTGCATCTGCGCCAGCACCAGCGTCAACGCCCGCATCCGCATCCGAATCCGCATCCGAATCCGAAT
This is a stretch of genomic DNA from Cryobacterium soli. It encodes these proteins:
- a CDS encoding exodeoxyribonuclease III, translated to MRIATWNVNSIRARVDRVVDWMVREDIDVLAMQEIKCKPEQFPAQAFEDAGYELAVHGLSQWNGVAFASRHEMTDVATAFPEMPGFLKGEEGPGLPLEARALGVTVNDMRLWSLYVPNGRSLDDPHYVYKLDWLARLKTHAVDELTRNPKLAMALMGDWNVAPLDSDVGDPTLIPGVSTHISPAERSAFEAFEAAGFTDVVRPIVPEGFTYWDYKALRFPRNEGLRIDFILGSPAFGELVTDASIHRDERKGDAPSDHVPVLVDLETEDEDDDRPMIF
- a CDS encoding TetR/AcrR family transcriptional regulator; this encodes MPRADARNNRARIVEAARDAIALAGPDGELRLNAIAQKAGVGQGTLYRHFPTRADLLVEVYRHDVDELVAVASTLLETEAPFTALALWFDRVADYARVKRGVFAAVEASVWKDLSAHSLGPIGEALTLLLDAGRSAGVIRADVDAADVISLIGFLTRLEETDWDVRARHLLAIVLDGLRAPGDGSES
- a CDS encoding TIGR03557 family F420-dependent LLM class oxidoreductase, yielding MSELQIGYAAMLEQFAPAEAVALSAYAEEHGFSGVMAADHFQPWVPAQGESSFVWSVLAAIGERTKGDMGPGVTAPTFRWHPAMVAQASATLASMYPGRHWLGLGSGEALNEHIVGGYWPEAPERINRMFEAIEIISKLFAASIAGKDVKHSGQFYKLESTRLWTMPEVAPEILVATAGPVTAKRAGRHADGLITVGAPLEKISMLFGKFDDGAREAGKDPSTMPKVLQLHMSWAETDEEAMRNALHEWPNGGMKFPKGDIRSPFEFEQMAKMVRPEDFEGRMIISADPDEHRAYIQKFVDLGFDKIYLHNVGRNQRQWIDVFGRDVLPKLAR